The proteins below come from a single Papaver somniferum cultivar HN1 chromosome 11, ASM357369v1, whole genome shotgun sequence genomic window:
- the LOC113325202 gene encoding 3-hydroxy-3-methylglutaryl-coenzyme A reductase-like has protein sequence MSVWNGRTYCERLLTPLHVVTLSEIAAIVSLIASFIYLLGFFGIDFVQSVSTREDENENEHHQFLIEEDDRKRPGPCPASLDDCTTAPSLPPLITPSSEKDEKVIKSVVSGSLPSYSLESKLGDCKRAASIRREALQRMTGRSLDGLPLEGFDYESILGQCCEMPVGYVQIPVGIAGPLLLDGREYSVPMATTEGCLIASTNRGCKAIYVSGGATSVLLQT, from the coding sequence ATGAGCGTCTGGAATGGGCGCACGTATTGTGAGCGTTTGTTAACACCTCTTCATGTCGTTACTTTATCTGAAATTGCTGCAATTGTTTCTCTCATCGCTTCTTTTATCTATCTTTTAGGGTTTTTTGGTATTGATTTCGTTCAATCTGTCTCTACtcgagaagacgagaacgaaaaTGAACATCATCAATTCCTTATTGAAGAAGATGATAGGAAACGTCCAGGGCCGTGTCCTGCTTCTCTTGATGATTGTACCACTGCTCCTTCTTTACCACCATTGATTACACCTTCATCCGAAAAAGACGAAAAAGTCATTAAATCCGTGGTTTCAGGGAGTTTACCATCGTATTCGTTGGAATCTAAGCTAGGGGATTGTAAAAGAGCAGCTTCGATTCGAAGAGAAGCATTGCAAAGAATGACAGGAAGATCTCTAGATGGATTACCGTTGGAAGGATTTGATTATGAATCAATTTTAGGGCAATGTTGTGAAATGCCAGTTGGATATGTTCAGATACCTGTTGGTATTGCTGGTCCGTTGTTACTTGATGGGAGAGAATATTCAGTACCAATGGCTACTACTGAAGGTTGTTTGATTGCTAGTACAAACCGTGGGTGTAAAGCGATTTACGTTTCTGGGGGTGCTACTAGTGTTCTGTTACAAACTTGA